A single genomic interval of Ischnura elegans chromosome 3, ioIscEleg1.1, whole genome shotgun sequence harbors:
- the LOC124155936 gene encoding piggyBac transposable element-derived protein 4-like has protein sequence MHRKKYISHSEDTTTTVLNSGAGNRRKRKLEEDENGKKTEAETGPSVSGCSKNDPSRALTQRLTEDDLRRLLSETDSSGEDEDLWEESAEDFHPEISDSEDESEDEDLGDSELDRTNISATDTIIETMAPNPSGTDRFCEMWKNEQPAITRMPFAGCPGLKESPAGNHPRNYFDLIANEAFYDLLVSETNRQAETLQSANVSPHSRIADWKHMSRDEFQKFLGLLFHMGTIRLNRIQDYWKKDDLFNLTCFSRYMPRDRFLGILQTLHFAANPTENEPLPEDKLFKIRPLINHFQGRMHAIYSPAKDLSLDESMVLWRGRLIFRQYMKGKRHKYGIKIYLLTESSGIVIRMLVYTGSADKEVGGQGHVRNVVHKLLQGREGFGHSVYLDNYYNSVQLSRELLGKEIYCTGTLRVNRAGNPKEIVSQKIKKGEIVKQWSHDGICVLKWRDKRDVLVITSEYGSQLLEVPNRKGILKLKPEAIVMYNKFMRGIDHGDQMLAYYPCEHKSVKWYKKLGIHIFQLIIINSYLLYQKYSGHKKTLYEFRIELIRSLVGAQTGPTSRPSTPKPPESHFPDFFPADGGNRRKQKRCRVCHTKGVRKTVTTFCPDCPDEPGLCLRPCFIEYHGKMPEKY, from the exons ATGCACAGGAAGAAATATATCTCCCATTCAGAAGATACCACCACAACCGTACTCAATTCTG GAGCAGGAAATAGGAGAAAGAGAAAGTTGGAAGAAGATGAAAATGGCAAGAAAACTGAAGCAGAAACAGGACCATCTGTCTCCG GATGTTCAAAGAATGATCCTTCGCGAGCCCTAACACAGAGATTGACCGAAGACGACTTGAGGAGGCTACTATCTGAGACAGATTCTTCGGGAGAAGATGAGGATTTATGGGAGGAAAGCGCGGAAGACTTCCACCCTGAAATCAGCGACAGCGAAGATGAGAGCGAGGACGAGGACCTTGGAGATTCTGAGCTTGACAGGACCAatatttctgcaactgataccaTCATTGAAACCATGGCACCAAACCCCTCAGGTACCGATAGATTTtgtgaaatgtggaaaaatgagCAGCCTGCTATCACACGGATGCCATTTGCTGGTTGTCCCGGGTTGAAGGAATCCCCTGCTGGCAATCACCCACGCAATTATTTTGACCTCATAGCCAATGAGGCATTTTACGACCTCTTGGTTTCAGAAACCAACAGGCAGGCTGAGACCCTTCAATCGGCAAATGTATCGCCACATTCCAGAATAGCCGACTGGAAACATATGtcgagagacgaatttcaaaagtTCCTTGGGTTATTGTTCCACATGGGAACAATTAGGCTTAATAGAATCCAGGATTATTGGAAAAAGGACGATTTATTCAATTTAACGTGCTTTTCACGGTACATGCCTCGGGATAGGTTTCTTGGCATTTTGCAAACGCTTCATTTCGCTGCAAATCCTACGGAAAATGAGCCTCTACCAGAAgacaaattgttcaaaatcaggccattgattaatcattttcaaggtagaatgCATGCCATTTATTCACCCGCTAAAGATTTATCGTTGGATGAATCAATGGTTTTATGGAGAGGCCGTCTGATTTTTCGACAGTACATGAAAGGAAAACGTcataaatatggcattaaaatttatttgttaacggaATCATCCGGAATAGTAATTCGAATGCTGGTATACACTGGGTCTGCAGACAAGGAAGTAGGAGGGCAGGGGCACGTAAGAAATGTAGTACATAAACTACTTCAGGGCCGAGAGGGTTTTGGCCATTCTGTTTATTTAGATAATTACTACAACAGTGTGCAATTGTCTAGAGAACTTctgggaaaggaaatatattgcacaGGCACATTGCGGGTAAACAGAGCAGGGAATCCCAAGGaaattgtgtcccaaaaaattaagaagggtGAAATAGTAAAGCAGTGGAGTCATGATGGCATCTGCGTCTTGAAATGGAGGGACAAACGAGACGTTTTGGTCATCACCTCCGAGTATGGGAGCCAGTTGCTTGAGGTCCCGAAcagaaaaggaatattgaaattaaaaccgGAGGCGATAGTTATGTATAACAAATTTATGAGAGGCATTGATCACGGCGACCAAATGCTAGCATATTACCCCTGTGAGCATAAATCGgtcaagtggtataagaaattaGGAATACACATCTTTCAGTTGATCATTATAAATAGTTACTTATTGTATCAAAAATACAGTGGACACAAAAAAACGCTGTACGAGTTCCGCATAGAGCTAATACGATCCCTGGTAGGAGCACAAACAGGCCCTACCTCACGTCCATCCACACCCAAGCCCCCCGAATCTCATTTTCCCGATTTCTTTCCTGCCGACGGGGGGAATAGACGGAAACAAAAGCGATGCCGCGTTTGTCACACCAAAGGAGTCAGGAAGACCGTCACCACTTTCTGCCCAGATTGTCCGGATGAGCCCGGATTATGTCTCCGTCCCTGTTTCATTGAATATCATGGGAAGATGCCAGAGAAatattga